From a region of the Orcinus orca chromosome 18, mOrcOrc1.1, whole genome shotgun sequence genome:
- the CCDC70 gene encoding coiled-coil domain-containing protein 70: MAQTPGLPLWDVILKGHVLSGAPTGLDQLTWTWPADLSSIAVTPASWLTKTMFPFKVSKWVEPACFHSLVVSSPSIRQKKLIHKLQEEKVFREEIRHFREKIEGFREEMRNFRGKICAFRGQILGIWEEERPFWEEEKTFWKEEKAFWEMEKSFWEEEKAFWKKYRIFWKEDKAFWKEDNALWERDRNLLQEDKALWGVEKALWEEESALLEEEKALWWKGVLRLWRSRGWQGGIATS; the protein is encoded by the coding sequence ATGGCACAGACTCCAGGGCTTCCGCTCTGGGATGTGATACTCAAGGGACATGTTCTCTCTGGTGCCCCCACAGGGTTGGACCAGCTGACCTGGACTTGGCCAGCAGACCTGTCCTCCATCGCAGTCACCCCAGCATCCTGGCTGACCAAGACCATGTTTCCCTTCAAGGTGAGCAAGTGGGTGGAGCCTGCCTGCTTCCACTCACTGGTGGTCTCCTCACCCAGCATTCGCCAGAAGAAACTAATCCACAAGCTGCAGGAAGAAAAGGTGTTTCGGGAAGAGATAAGACACTTCCGTGAGAAGAtagaaggcttcagggaagagatGCGGAATTTCCGTGGCAAGATCTGCGCTTTCAGGGGCCAGATCTTGGGCATTTGGGAAGAGGAGAGACCTTTCTGGGAAGAGgagaaaaccttctggaaagaggAAAAAGCCTTCTGGGAAATGGAAAAATCTTTCTGGGAAGAAGAGAAAGCCTTTTGGAAAAAGTACCGAATCTTCTGGAAGGAAGATAAGGCCTTCTGGAAGGAGGACAATGCCTTGTGGGAAAGAGACAGGAACCTCCTTCAGGAGGACAAGGCCCTGTGGGGGGTAGAAAAGGCCCTGTGGGAGGAGGAAAGCGCCCttctggaggaggagaaggccCTCTGGTGGAAGGGGGTGCTCAGGCTGTGGAGAAGCAGAGGCTGGCAGGGGGGCATTGCAACGTCATGA